A window of Enterobacter ludwigii genomic DNA:
TCTGGAAGATAGATAATTGTGAAAAACGTAACCTCCTCACATGTTCTGCCCTTTCGCGCCCTCATCGACGCTTGCTGGAAAGAGAAGTACACCTCGTCACGCTTTCTACGTGACCTGATAGCCGGGATCACCGTCGGCATTATCGCCATTCCGCTGGCAATGGCGCTGGCGATTGGCAGCGGCGTTGCGCCGCAGTATGGCCTTTATACTTCGGCCGTTGCCGGGATCGTCATTGCCCTGACCGGCGGTTCGCGCTTCAGCGTCTCTGGCCCGACCGCTGCCTTTGTGGTGATCCTCTACCCGGTTTCCCAGCAGTTTGGCCTGGCAGGCCTGCTGGTTGCCACCCTGATGTCCGGCGTCTTTTTGATTTTATTCGGTCTTGCCCGTTTTGGCAGGTTGATTGAATACATCCCCCTTTCCGTGACGCTGGGGTTCACCTCCGGGATTGGTATCACCATCGGAACCATGCAGATCAAGGACTTCCTGGGTCTGCAGATGCCCCACGTACCTGAACACTATCTGCAAAAAATCGGTGCGCTAATTATGGCGCTGCCGACCGCCAACCTGGGCGACGCCGCCATCGGGATTGTGACGCTGGGTACGCTGATTGTGTGGCCTCGTCTGGGCATTCGTCTCCCTGGCCATCTGCCCGCGCTGCTGCTGGGCTGCGCGGTAATGGCCATCGTCAATATGTTCGGTGGCCATGTCGCGACTATCGGCTCGCAGTTCCACTATGTTCTGGCGGACGGTTCACAGGGAAGCGGTATTCCGCAGCTGTTACCGCAGCTGGTGTTGCCGTGGGATATGCCCGGTTCCAGCTTCACGCTAAGCTGGGATTCCCTGCGCGCCCTCCTTCCCGCAGCCTTCTCAATGGCAATGCTGGGGGCCATTGAATCTCTGCTCTGTGCGGTGGTACTGGACGGCATGACGGGAACGAAGCATAAAGCCAACAGCGAGCTGGTTGGTCAGGGTCTGGGTAACCTTATCGCACCGTTCTTTGGCGGCATCACTGCAACGGCAGCCATCGCACGCTCCGCGGCAAACGTGCGTGCCGGGGCAACATCCCCCATTTCGGCAGTGATCCACTCCGTGCTGGTGATCCTCGCCCTGCTTATCCTTGCTCCGTTGCTCTCCTGGCTACCGCTTTCAGCCATGGCCGCTCTGCTGTTGATGGTAGCCTGGAACATGAGTGAGGCGCATAAGGTGGTGAACCTGCTGCGTCGCGCACCGAAAGACGACATTATCGTGATGCTGCTTTGTATGTCGCTGACCGTGCTGTTTGATATGGTCATTGCCATCAGCGTCGGGATTGTGCTGGCGTCCCTGCTGTTTATGCGTCGTATTGCGCAGATGACGCGTCTTTCCCCGGTGAACGTCGAAGTGCCTGACGATGTGCTGGTTTTGCGTGTGATTGGCCCGCTGTTCTTTGCCGCCGCGGAGGGGCTGTTCAGCGATCTCGAATCCCGCATCGCGGGGAAACGGATTGTGGTGCTGAAATGGGATGCCGTTCCGGTGCTGGATGCCGGTGGACTGGATGCCTTCCAGCGCTTTGTGAAACGTCTGCCGGAAGGCTGTGAGCTGCGCGTGAGTAACCTGGAATTCCAGCCCCTACGCACCATGGCGCGCGCGGGCGTGCAGCCAATCCCTGGCCGACTCTCCTTCTACCCTAACCGTGAAGCCGCATTAGCGGATCTGTGAGTGGTCTGATGCAGAATAATGTCTCTGCATCATCACCCGGGTGGCCTGCTGGAGCGATGCAAGCACGGCAGGCACCATCCATATCCCCTTCATCATATGCGGTTCCTGCTTCATGTCCGTGCAAAAAAAAACGACTCCCTTGGGAGCCGTTTCGGTGTTCTTTATCGTCGCACTAACTGTGCTTGTGCTGGTCACGACGACAGCGCTTGTCGTAGTGGCGCACCCACCAGT
This region includes:
- the dauA gene encoding C4-dicarboxylic acid transporter DauA; the protein is MKNVTSSHVLPFRALIDACWKEKYTSSRFLRDLIAGITVGIIAIPLAMALAIGSGVAPQYGLYTSAVAGIVIALTGGSRFSVSGPTAAFVVILYPVSQQFGLAGLLVATLMSGVFLILFGLARFGRLIEYIPLSVTLGFTSGIGITIGTMQIKDFLGLQMPHVPEHYLQKIGALIMALPTANLGDAAIGIVTLGTLIVWPRLGIRLPGHLPALLLGCAVMAIVNMFGGHVATIGSQFHYVLADGSQGSGIPQLLPQLVLPWDMPGSSFTLSWDSLRALLPAAFSMAMLGAIESLLCAVVLDGMTGTKHKANSELVGQGLGNLIAPFFGGITATAAIARSAANVRAGATSPISAVIHSVLVILALLILAPLLSWLPLSAMAALLLMVAWNMSEAHKVVNLLRRAPKDDIIVMLLCMSLTVLFDMVIAISVGIVLASLLFMRRIAQMTRLSPVNVEVPDDVLVLRVIGPLFFAAAEGLFSDLESRIAGKRIVVLKWDAVPVLDAGGLDAFQRFVKRLPEGCELRVSNLEFQPLRTMARAGVQPIPGRLSFYPNREAALADL